The window CACAGGCGGCAGGTCCAGCTCACCGTCCAGCCCGGTGCCGGCCTCCCGGGTGCGCTGCACGAGCGCCAGGACCGATGCCACGGCGACCTTGCTGCCGGTGACCACGCCCATCGAGTGCGCGGCCTGGTTCGCCATCGCGACCTCGTCGTTCACGGTCAGCACGACGACGCCGGACGGCAGCGCCGCGACCAGCCGACGCAGCTGGCTGGCTGGCAGCGTGACATCGGGGTCATCGGCCTGCGCGCCGGCCTGGGCGGCGTGCGACCGCCGCGTCGCCGGCCGCACGTCCGCTGAGCGCGCCGCCCCGGCGGGCGGCGGCGTCGACGACGTCATCCGCCTGCCACCGCGAACCGGCCGCCCGCCGCGCGCCTGGCGGCGTCATGCCGGACAGTCAGACCCAACGCGTTGGATGTCTGCGCGGCGAGGCAGGCCAGCATGGGCGGAACTGCGTACCGTAGCATGCCTGTCACATCATTCACCGACCTGTCGCCCACGCGCCGAATGCTAGGTGCCGTCCGGCCCTCCGCGGGCGGTCGGACGGTTCTAATCAGTGGTTCGTCGCCAGGTGTTCATCCCCACTAACGTCAACGTTCACCGGCCCGCGATGGGGTCACCGCATCTTCGACGCATCCGAAGTGCAGAGATCTCGGGTCGACGAGTCCCGGGCCATGCCACGGCACAGCCGTGTCCGGCCTCGCCGCCGACGGCGGCGTCCCGGCCATCACGGCTCGCGGCCGGGTACGGCGGCGCGCCGGGCGGGCACCTGGACCCGAACGACCATGGCGACAGACAGCATGAAGAGGAGTCCACCGGTGCGTGACGTCTTCCAAGAAGAGCTCGAGGGCATCACGGCTTCCCTCGTCGAGATGGCGAACCTCGTCGCCTCCGCGATGGCGCGCGCGACCACGTCGCTGCTCGACGCCGATCTCCAGCTCGCCGAGCAGGTCATCACCGCCGACGAGACCGTCGACCTGCTGCGCAACGAGATCGAGGAGCGCGCCTTCGACAACCTGGCCCGCCAGGCCCCGGTCGCGACCGACGCCCGGGTGATCGTCACGACGCTGCGGATCGTCGCCGACCTGGAGCGGATGGGCGACCTCGCGCTGCACGTGGCGAAGGTGGCCAGGCGCCGCTACCCGGCCAAGGCCGTCCCCCCGGAGCTGCAGGGCACGATCACCGAGATGGGCCAGGTCGCACAGCGGATCGTCGCCAAGGCCGGCTCCGTCATCGCCAGTCGCGACACCGACCTCGCCCGCGAGCTCGAGTCCGACGACGACGCGATGGACCACCTGCACCGCCAGTTGTTCCACATCCTGCTGGAGCGGCCGTGGTCACACGGCATGGAGGCCGCGATCGACATCACCCTGTGCGGCCGCTTCTACGAGCGCTACGCCGACCACGCGGTCTCGGTCGCCCGCCGCGTCGTCTACCTCGTGACCGGCGTCAAGGAATAAGCCGGGCGAGCCTGGACGGCGGGCGACCTGCCCCGCCGTCCAGGCTCCAGGTCCGGGGTTACTTCTTCTTGCCCTGGGCCGCCACGGCGGCGGCGGCCAGCGCGGCGGCGTCGGGGTCCAGGTAGCCGGACGAGACCACGTTCAGGTCGGCGTCCAGCTCGTAGCGCAATGGGATGCCGGTCGGGATGTTGAGGGCGGCGATATCCGCGTCGCCGATCCCGTCGAGGTGCTTGACCAGCGCGCGCAGCGAGTTGCCGTGCGCGGCGACCAGCACGGTCTGCTCGGCCCGCAGGTCCGGCACGATCGCGTCGTACCAGTAGGGCAGCATCCGGATGACGACGTCCTTGAGGCATTCGGTCTTCGGCACGAGGTCCGGCGCGAGCTGCGCGTAGCGCTCGTCGACTCCGCTCTCCTGGCCTTCGGTGATCTCCGGCGGAGGAGTGTCGTAGGAACGGCGCCAGAGCATGAACTGCTCCTCGCCGTACTTCTGCAGCGTCTCGGCCTTGTCGAGGCCCTGTAGGCCGCCGTAGTGCCGCTCGTTGAGCCGCCAGCTACGACGAACCGGGATCCACATCCGCCCGGCGGCGTCGAGGGCGATCCAGGCCGTCCGCATCGCCCTGGTCAGCAGGGACGTATGCACGACGTCCGGCAGCACACCGGCTTCGCGCAGCAGCTCGCCGCCGCGAGTGGCCTCCTTGACGCCCTTCTCGGACAGGTCGACGTCCACCCAGCCGGTGAACAGGTTCTTCTGGTTCCAGGTGCTTTCACCATGGCGGAGCAGGACGAGGGTCGGCATGCCACGATCCTGCCCGCTACGCCCCGCCTCCGGCCAGACCCCACTCGGGGCCGACATTGGTAGCCGTGGGTGTGAGAAGGATTACATGCCGTGCCCGACAAGCCCGGAAACGTAAAAACCCCCGGGTGCTTCCGCGTCGGTGCATGGCACACGGCGCGGGCCGTCGGGACTACGACGACACCCGGGGGCCCGGTAACTGCCTGGTACTCGCCGGCCGGGGCTCATGGGCACCCGGATCGGGACGTATCCCGCTCGGTGAGGACCACGAGACCGGCTAGCTGACAGTCACCTCACGAGTCCAAGAATTACACAACTTCGGACCACCTCCCTTCCCGTGTACCGACGACGCTACGCGCGACCGGGGCGGGAGGGCAACGCCTTTTCTCGACCCCCGACCAGCGATCGCCCAGGCGCTGTCCGCCTAGACTTGACGGCATGACCGCCAAGGTCTACCCGCAGCCGGCCACGCCGGCAGGCACGGCGCCCGCCCACTCGGCGCCGCCTCCCGGCATGCCAGCCTCCGCCTCGCCGGCCGGGGTCTCGGACCTCGCTGGCGGCCAGGAGGGTTGGCAGGATCGGCTGCGCGACCGCGGGTACCGGTTGACGCCACAGCGTCAGCTCGTGCTGGAAGCCGTCGCGAAGCTCGGCCACGCGACGCCGGAGGCGATCGTCACCGAGGTGCGCCGGACCGCCGCCACCGTCAACATCTCGACCGTCTACCGCACGCTGGACCTGCTCGAGGAGCTCGGGCTGGTCTCCCATGCCCACCTCACCCACGGCGCGCCGACCTACCACGTCACCGGGGAGGACCGGCACATCCACCTGGTGTGCGGCGGCTGCGGAACGATCAGCGAGCTCTCCCCCGACCGGCTCACCGGGCTCGTCGACACGCTGCGCGAGGAGCTCGGGTTCACCCTGAACGTCGACCACGTCGCGCTCGCCGGCCGGTGCGCGGACTGTTCCGCGCGCGCCGGCGGTTGACTACAGGCATGAGCAGCTCCCCGGCCGAGGCCGCTACCGACTCCGACGCGGTGACAGCCGCCGGCTACCGCTCGCCGCTGCTGGACCTGCCCGGGGCGGTCGCCGCGGACGGCCCGGACGCCGGCGTGGCCGCGCACTACGGGGACCCACTGCGCGAGCAGCGCCGGGCCGCCGCCGGCGCGGTCCTGGTGGACCGCTCGCACCGGGGCGTGCTGCGCGTCGACGGCGTCGACCGGCTGACCTGGCTGCACAGCCTGACGTCGCAGCACCTCAGCGCGCTGCGCCCGATGCGCGGTACCGAGGCGCTGCTGCTCTCGCCGCACGGTCACGTCGAGCACCACCTGGTCATCGCCGACGACGGAGCCACCACCTGGATCGACGTGGAGCCCGGCCGCGGCGCTCCCGCGGGCGCGGGGGACGACGAGCGTTCTCGCGCCTCCGCCTCCGCTGGCGGCGCCGGCCCGCTGCTCGCGTTCCTGGAGTCGATGCGTTTCCTGCTGCGGGTCGAGCCCGCGGACGCGACGGCGACGACGGCCGTGCTCTCGGTCCTCGGCCCGCGCGCCGCCGAGGCGGTCGCGGACGCCCTGGGCGACGGGGTCGCCGAGGGCGACGGCGGCGTGCCCACGGACTGGGCCACCCCGCCGGCCGGAAGCGCCGCGGGACTCCCCATCGAGGCGGGTCCCTACCCGCTGGCCCGGTTCGGACCGGGCGTGCTCGCCCGGCGGATGCCGTACGGCGTGGACCTGCTGGTGGAGCGGGCCCGGCTCGGGGACGTCGCGGCCCGGCTGCGCGCCGCCGGGGTGGAGCCGGCCGGCATCGGCGCCTTCGAGGCCGAGCGGGTCGCCGCCCACCGGCCGCGGCTCGGCCTCGACACCGACCATCGCACGATTCCGCACGAGGTCGGCTGGCTCACCAGCGCGGTGCACCTCGACAAGGGCTGCTACCGCGGCCAGGAGACGGTCGCCCGAGTCCACAACCTTGGCCGGCCGCCCCGCCGGCTGGTCCTGCTGCACCTCGACGGGGCCCTCGCCGCGCCCGGCTCACCCGTGACGGCCGCCGGCCGCCAGGTCGGGTTCGTCGGCACGTCCCAGACGCACGCCGAGCTCGGCCCCGTGGCGCTGGCGATGCTCAAGCGCGCCGTGCCGGACGATGCCGCCCTCGTCGTCACCGACCCGGATGGGCACGAGGTCGCCGCCCAGATCGACCCCGACTCCGGTCCCGTGCGCCCAGACCGCCCCGCTGGTCACGTCCTGCGCTGACGGCTTCCTCGGACGCCCGCCGCCTGGTTTCGCCGGGCGGCGGCCGTCCGTACGTCCGTACGTCTCCCCTAGGTCTCCCTTCACCAGGTCTCCCCTCATGAACCACCATTGATCACAGAACCAACTTGATCACGGATCGTGACATTGAGCCCCGGGCCGGCACGCGTCGCGGCGCGCGCTGCGGGTACGGCAAAAACCGGGAGAATTCGCCTCGACCGGGCTACGTCGGGCGATAAGTAGCCCGCGAGTGCCAGCACGCCCGCGAGTGCAGTCAACCGGGTCTTTTGCCCCCGTGCAGTAGCCACTCGCGACTGCACGGTCCCGCCACGCGGCCGGACGTCTTCCACCGGCGCCAATCGCGGCACCGTTTGACCCGGTCAGCGGCCTAGAGGCCGGAGCCGGCCGACTGAGCACTTGGCCCCCCTCCGCCGGGGGTGTGCAATTCCGACCCCTGAGTGGGCTCCTTGTGACACCAATGCACACATCGCACCGCGCTCAGCGCTATCGATAGCAGATGTCGCGACATAGCGTTGCCATGCGCCTACGAAACGTCCATCGGGCGACAGACAGCGACCATCACGGAGCGCTTGATCCCTGAGCTTCGGACGGTCGCGGGAGCGGACAAGCCGACGGCGTCCTGTCCGCCCCTCAGCACAGCTGTCGCCAACGGATAACCGTGCACGCAATTCCGAGGAGATCGTCGATGCTGACGGAGAACGCCCAGGCCTGTGCACACCCACTGGCCTTCGTCCGCGCCCAGCGAGGCTGGTCGTACCAGAAGCTCGCCCGGGTCGTCGCCAAACGGGCCCGCGACCTGGGGGTGGCGAACATGGCAGCGGAACGGCAGAAGGTATGGCGCTGGGAGCACCGCGGCGTCGTCCCCGACCGGGTGTCCCAGCTGGCGCTCGCCACCGAGCTCGGCGTGCCCACCGAGCGGCTGGAATCCCATCCCTGGCCGTCGTGGCTCCCGACCGGCGACAACGTGCGCACCGATTACCCCTGGACCCAGGCCGGCAGCCTGTCCGCGCTCACCGACGTCGTCCAGGACGCACTGACCGACCGCCGGGGCTTCCTCACCATCAGCGGGCCCGGAGTCGCGAGCCTCGCCACCGAATGGCTCGGCCTGGAGCCGGCCCGCCTCCTGGGCGCGCTGGACGGCGGCCTGGTCGACGAGCAGATCGTGCACCGGATCGCGCACAACATCCCCGGCCTGCGGGTGATGGACGACCGCCTCGGCGGCGAGAGCGTGCGCCGCCTCGTCGACGCGGAGCTCGGCGTCGTCGCCGAGCTCCTCGCCCGCGGGCGCTACCCCGAGAAGATCGGCCGCGAGCTGCACATCGTCGCCGCCGAGCTCGCCCGCTTCGCCGGCTGGGTGTCGTTCGACGCCGGCTACCAGACCGCCGCCCAGCGTTACTGGGTCACCGCCCTGCACGCCGCCCACGTCGGCGGCGACCGGCTGCTCGGCGCCAACGTGCTGAAGAACATGTCGCTGCAGTGCGTCGACTTCTCCCGGCCCGCCGAGGCCATCGAGCTGGCCGACGCCGCGGTCCGCACCGCTGGCGCCACCACCGGCCGGGTCGGCGCGATGCTGCACATGCGCAAGGCCAGGGCGCACGCGGCGCTCGGCG of the Pseudofrankia saprophytica genome contains:
- the phoU gene encoding phosphate signaling complex protein PhoU, which produces MRDVFQEELEGITASLVEMANLVASAMARATTSLLDADLQLAEQVITADETVDLLRNEIEERAFDNLARQAPVATDARVIVTTLRIVADLERMGDLALHVAKVARRRYPAKAVPPELQGTITEMGQVAQRIVAKAGSVIASRDTDLARELESDDDAMDHLHRQLFHILLERPWSHGMEAAIDITLCGRFYERYADHAVSVARRVVYLVTGVKE
- a CDS encoding YgfZ/GcvT domain-containing protein gives rise to the protein MSSSPAEAATDSDAVTAAGYRSPLLDLPGAVAADGPDAGVAAHYGDPLREQRRAAAGAVLVDRSHRGVLRVDGVDRLTWLHSLTSQHLSALRPMRGTEALLLSPHGHVEHHLVIADDGATTWIDVEPGRGAPAGAGDDERSRASASAGGAGPLLAFLESMRFLLRVEPADATATTAVLSVLGPRAAEAVADALGDGVAEGDGGVPTDWATPPAGSAAGLPIEAGPYPLARFGPGVLARRMPYGVDLLVERARLGDVAARLRAAGVEPAGIGAFEAERVAAHRPRLGLDTDHRTIPHEVGWLTSAVHLDKGCYRGQETVARVHNLGRPPRRLVLLHLDGALAAPGSPVTAAGRQVGFVGTSQTHAELGPVALAMLKRAVPDDAALVVTDPDGHEVAAQIDPDSGPVRPDRPAGHVLR
- a CDS encoding phosphoglyceromutase → MPTLVLLRHGESTWNQKNLFTGWVDVDLSEKGVKEATRGGELLREAGVLPDVVHTSLLTRAMRTAWIALDAAGRMWIPVRRSWRLNERHYGGLQGLDKAETLQKYGEEQFMLWRRSYDTPPPEITEGQESGVDERYAQLAPDLVPKTECLKDVVIRMLPYWYDAIVPDLRAEQTVLVAAHGNSLRALVKHLDGIGDADIAALNIPTGIPLRYELDADLNVVSSGYLDPDAAALAAAAVAAQGKKK
- a CDS encoding Fur family transcriptional regulator yields the protein MTAKVYPQPATPAGTAPAHSAPPPGMPASASPAGVSDLAGGQEGWQDRLRDRGYRLTPQRQLVLEAVAKLGHATPEAIVTEVRRTAATVNISTVYRTLDLLEELGLVSHAHLTHGAPTYHVTGEDRHIHLVCGGCGTISELSPDRLTGLVDTLREELGFTLNVDHVALAGRCADCSARAGG